A window of Garra rufa chromosome 16, GarRuf1.0, whole genome shotgun sequence contains these coding sequences:
- the LOC141288387 gene encoding uncharacterized protein gives MCEMDMCNTCAEMTQRSKLLVTSCIHLRSVDYSCAIAPHEELSEDVLTEMVEQKWFGNTRKNQCLTLQGQAKSKGATFTSLVTIGGPDYKHYISVYEPRASYYSRLGRVLVNYNSKTNTWHCPCIKGRRSCLHKCIAKWCLFQMKRELFTTMPEAAAEIEPAEHDDLSGLQWEYPPKSDGLKRMVQYIYHNKKLPDTLSDVFIEDVKKEDIPQHLIPEEEFCSQCPGPVPLSAPVLITKNAKVATLTGVVTGISTYCKKCSNCGMFYRYQDWMHGLHNFNDKVLLSIFLCIFIRNSVQDHVSVGRVHSILQKTTHVPYPKETEFLHAYLHFEALTHHDYAFSCLKCGHHPPVVVMDLHKKGVFNMAVSDISEPTETFNGEVNSEEFWETLSMERIATGLLRIGDTNPYTLKPNYENWAPWIGRHTRRSPSLINTEWKKVQTTNTLDNIAEIDMTEERLSDELMNLKVADIRKLCKACGVGTEGSKTDLLSRLRKEMQNRTAYDKIFQKVWGASGGWAAILCPCGIVYSVKFLLRAESPRDFTDMLFSWKHIPNICIYDFARGLATHSNLRRPEAMPFTPFEGRLAESTENNITAAESGTLTISLPWIKEKKMDEDDNCHPVTGSSEHYALSDKFHEANSKDKRDTLRKIQIVPELAGRVNTQAAEQLFAGMRKNNYFLNMMSPTTHMFLVRNILHLQNKEKNGSMLSKIQKNLGHPKTTINLQTDLFGRLVVENRAPEMTRLHLIKPSKACWGKPLTRSQRKLMAQVHSANADDEVALVGSIVIKQKDLITLTNLCEVEGNVLNSCFCVLQQIALSQNVDIYPVDSHTIVTWLPPICAHPMDHLPRNCSEPVSRDMDRILF, from the exons ATGTGTGAAATGGATATGTGCAACACTTGTGCTGAAATGACTCAAAGGAGTAAACTTTTGGTTACATCATGTATTCATCTGAGATCAGTAGACTACTCCTGCGCTATTGCACCACATGAAGAGTTATCAGAGGACGTGTTGACTGAGATGGTGGAGCAAAAATGGTTTGGTAACACAAGGAAAAACCAATGCCTTACACTGCAAGGTCAGGCTAAAAGTAAAGGTGCAACATTTACTAGCCTTGTTACTATTGGAGGCCCCGACTACAAGCATTATATATCAGTATATGAGCCAAGGGCTTCTTATTACAGTAGACTGGGCAGAGTTTTGGTTAATTACAATTCCAAGACAAACACTTGGCACTGTCCTTGTATCAAAGGTAGGAGATCGTGTCTGCATAAGTGCATAGCAAAATGGTGTCTCTTTCAAATGAAGCGGGAGCTCTTCACAACCATGCCAGAAGCAGCTGCAGAGATTGAACCAGCAGAACATGATGACCTGTCTGGCCTGCAATGGGAATATCCTCCAAAGAGTGATGGCCTGAAGCGGATGGTACAATATATATACCATAACAAAAAGCTTCCAGACACACTATCAGATGTTTTTATAGAAGATGTAAAGAAGGAAGACATTCCTCAACATCTTATTCCTGAAGAGGAGTTCTGCTCTCAGTGCCCTGGACCTGTTCCTCTCAGTGCTCCTGTCCTTATCACCAAAAATGCTAAAGTGGCGACACTCACTGGTGTAGTGACAG GAATATCCACATACTGCAAGAAATGCAGTAATTGTGGTATGTTTTACCGATACCAGGACTGGATGCATGGGCTTCACAACTTTAATGATAAAGTGCTGCTAAGCATCTTTCTATGCATCTTCATAAGGAATTCTGTTCAG GATCATGTGTCAGTTGGAAGGGTGCATTCCATATTGCAAAAGACAACACACGTGCCTTACCCAAAGGAGACAGAGTTTCTTCATGCATATTTACATTTTGAGGCACTAACTCACCATGATTATGCCTTTTCGTGTCTAAAATGTGGACATCATCCTCCAGTTGTTGTAATGGACTTGCATAAAAAGGGAGTGTTCAACATGGCAG TCAGTGACATAAGTGAGCCAACTGAAACCTTCAATGGAGAGGTGAATTCCGAGGAGTTCTGGGAGACTCTTTCAATGGAGAGGATTGCAACTGGCTTGTTGAGGA TTGGAGACACAAATCCTTACACTTTGAAACCCAATTATGAGAACTGGGCCCCTTGGATCGGCAGACACACACGCAGGTCACCATCTTTGATAAACACAGAGTGGAAGAAAGTGCAGACCACAAATACACTAGACAACATCGCTGAAATAGACATGACAGAAGAGAGACTCAGTGATGAATTAATGAACCTAAAG GTTGCAGACATTCGTAAACTCTGCAAGGCCTGTGGAGTTGGCACTGAAGGATCAAAGACTGATCTTCTATCCAGACTGAGAAAAGAAATGCAGAACAGAACTGCATACGACAAGATTTTTCAAAAAGTTTGGGGAGCATCAG GTGGATGGGCAGCCATTTTATGCCCTTGTGGTATAGTTTACAGTGTAAAATTTCTCCTCCGTGCTGAAAGTCCTAGAGACTTTACGGACATGTTATTTTCATGGAAACATATCCCAAACATTTGTATTTATGATTTTGCCAGAGGACTGGCCACCCATTCCAACTTAAGGAGGCCAGAAGCAATGCCATTTACACCCTTTGAGGGACGACTTGCGGAATCTACAGAAAACAATATAACAGCTGCAGAGAGCGGAACCCTAACTATAAGCCTACCCTGGATAAAAGAGAAGAAGATGGATGAGGATGATAATTGCCATCCAGTGACTGGTTCTTCCGAGCACTATGCTCTATCTGACAAGTTCCATGAGGCCAACAGTAAGGATAAGCGAGACACACTTAGAAAGATTCAGATTGTCCCAGAGTTGGCTGGCCGAGTGAACACACAAGCTGCCGAACAACTTTTCGCTGGAATGCGCAAGAACAACTATTTCTTGAATATGATGTCTCCCACCACCCACATGTTTCTTGTAAGAAACATTTTGCacttgcaaaacaaagaaaaaaatggaTCCATGCTGTCAAAAATACAGAAGAACCTTGGGCATCCAAAAACGACTATAAACCTCCAAACTGATTTGTTTGGACGTTTGGTTGTAG AGAACAGGGCTCCTGAAATGACCAGACTACATCTAATAAAACCTAGCAAGGCTTGCTGGGGAAAGCCACTGACTCGATCACAGCGTAAACTG ATGGCTCAAGTTCATTCTGCAAATGCTGATGATGAAGTAGCACTTGTGGGCTCTATTGTCATAAAACAGAAAGACTTAATAACACTGACAAACCTTTGCGAGGTGGAAGGAAAT GTGCTGAATTCCTGCTTCTGTGTGCTGCAACAGATTGCACTCTCCCAG AATGTGGACATCTATCCAGTTGACAGCCATACCATAGTGACATGGTTGCCACCAATTTGTGCACATCCCATGGACCACTTACCT AGAAATTGCTCAGAGCCTGTGTCCAGGGACATGGACAGAATTCTATTCTGA